A genome region from Gossypium hirsutum isolate 1008001.06 chromosome A04, Gossypium_hirsutum_v2.1, whole genome shotgun sequence includes the following:
- the LOC107939731 gene encoding putative disease resistance RPP13-like protein 1, which yields MSIFGEAALSAFLELLSAKLLDSVLNFVVDHRQVHQQLKLWQSILPEIKAALNHAEEKQIKDEGVKNWLDDLQDLAYDLDDILDEFAYQELRLKLQKTQAQASTSKIQKLIPTCCAGGQFSPISFMFNAKMISKIKAITDRLNSLNTRRSSLGLSEIMSQGATSKGKKPRLQPTSLMDGAVEYVARANEKREMLELLKSNNSDGVCVLSIVGMGGMGKTTLAQLVYNDPNIKESFDHKSWVCVSDDFDAVNITKMILRSLDANSRDENDLNLLQVKLKEKLSGKRLLLVLDDIWNESYSDWTILRTPFGAGTKIIVTTQLEKVSSNVDSVKAFYLDKLSHHDCLSIFAQHALKAKNFDGHLQFKEIGENIVKRCNGLPLAAKAIGSLLRTVQDHSEWEKIYESEIWDLPEDPCGLIPALRLSYHYLPPHLKRCFAYCSIFPKDYEFEEKEIILLWRAEGFLQSKAKIQGKGFGNQYFQDLVSRSFFQRSGKDKSRFVMHDLMNDLAQSITGEICCRLEDDKQSKFSHRSLHSSYVTDDLCHSVKKFEAFYQMTSLHTFLPLLHGKWRFYLTNVVLEDLLPRMSYLRVLSLRGCEIFDLPDFFENLKHLRYLNFSSAQINRLPDSLCTLYHLETLILRDCSELKNLPSKIRNLVNLHFLDIRGANSIERMPSGFDQLTKLQTLSNFVIGEDDGHLIRELKNLSSLRGNFCLSGLENVNGQDAREAKLNEKLGIDGLVLQWGADLENSTRKKEVEERVFDILRPQKKLEQLIIENYGGVKFSSWIAYSSFKNFSSLKLRSCKNCKSLPSVGRLPLLKDHSIISFDQVQKVGVEFFGENTLNPFASLEILSFESLPKWKEWETCEGDEKVLKLPSLRELSIKTYRQLLGRLPTHLPFLQKLEIHWCTSLVVSISSFPSPCELSISGCAELVDDCSSPAKELSSLQTLSLSNISKFNIPADKTMLRFGNSEHLEIDGWEELASLSQHGFSLLGHRFITVRRCPQLQSLEAEEAELQPDKISRVESLKIATCDGLNRLPQVLHELTFLTVMEIQNCPSLVSFAENNLPPNLKKLKIADCENLEYLVDEKEDNKSMSSTLCLLEDLEISFCPSLMYLSSKGHKNICNGLQLLIIQHCSKMSCLFSNTKFPITLKHLRILECPELEYIAQEFEETACLETIEIIFSGIKSLPRGLGKLIHLQEICLDSCSNLVSFEESGLPSTSLRAFVVVDCGNFGALPKCMASITSLRELIVCNCSADISFPSEGFPANLTSLAISNAPKIYRSLVEWGLNRLTSLQALAIRGGGCSNVVSFPEEGIGMMLPPSLLHIILSEFKNLESMFSEGFQDLASLQGLEISDCPKLTSLPEKDMLGSLGVLHILSCPLLKEECSSDKGREWSKISHIPLVKIDGKRVFPRESD from the coding sequence ATGTCTATCTTTGGAGAGGCTGCTCTTTCTGCCTTTTTGGAGCTGTTGTCTGCCAAATTGCTTGACTCTGTACTCAACTTTGTGGTTGATCACAGGCAAGTCCACCAGCAACTCAAGCTGTGGCAATCCATATTACCCGAGATCAAAGCAGCGTTGAACCATGCAGAGGAGAAGCAGATCAAGGACGAGGGTGTGAAGAATTGGTTGGACGATCTCCAAGACTTAGCTTACGATTTGGATGACATCTTGGACGAGTTTGCTTACCAAGAGTTACGTCTCAAGCTCCAAAAAACTCAAGCACAAGCCAGCACTAGTAAGATACAGAAACTCATTCCAACCTGTTGTGCTGGTGGTCAATTCTCTCCAATCTCTTTTATGTTCAATGCTAAGATGATTTCAAAGATAAAAGCAATCACTGATAGACTGAATAGTTTGAACACTCGAAGAAGTAGTTTGGGGTTGAGTGAGATCATGTCTCAAGGCGCAACTTCCAAGGGAAAGAAACCCAGGCTGCAACCAACTTCCTTGATGGATGGAGCTGTGGAGTATGTTGCTAGAGCCAATGAGAAGAGAGAAATGCTTGAGTTGCTCAAAAGTAACAATTCCGATGGAGTTTGTGTCCTTTCCATCGTTGGCATGGGAGGGATGGGGAAAACAACTCTTGCTCAGCTTGTTTACAATGATCCCAACATTAAGGAGTCTTTCGATCACAAGTCCTGGGTATGCGTTTCTGATGACTTTGATGCTGTTAACATAACAAAGATGATTTTAAGATCCCTCGATGCTAACTCACGCGATGAGAATGACTTGAACTTGCTTCAAGTCAAGTTGAAGGAGAAGTTATCCGGAAAAAGGTTGTTGCTTGTTTTAGATGACATTTGGAATGAGAGTTACAGTGATTGGACCATCTTACGGACTCCATTTGGAGCAGGAACCAAGATTATTGTAACAACTCAACTCGAAAAGGTTTCATCTAATGTCGATTCGGTGAAAGCGTTTTACTTGGATAAACTCTCCCATCATGATTGTTTATCCATATTTGCTCAGCATGCATTGAAAGCGAAAAACTTTGATGGGCATCTCCAATTTAAAGAAATTGGAGAGAACATAGTGAAAAGGTGCAACGGCTTACCTTTGGCAGCAAAAGCCATTGGAAGCTTATTACGCACAGTTCAGGATCATAGTGAATGGGAAAAAATATATGAGAGCGAGATATGGGACCTACCAGAAGATCCATGTGGCTTAATTCCAGCTTTGCGATTAAGCTACCATTATCTTCCTCCTCATTTGAAACGATGCTTTGCATACTGCTCCATATTTCCTAAAGATTATGAATTCGAAGAAAAAGAGATAATCTTGTTATGGAGAGCAGAAGGTTTCTTGCAATCAAAAGCTAAAATTCAAGGCAAAGGTTTTGGAAACCAATATTTTCAAGATCTAGTGTCAAGGTCATTTTTTCAAAGATCTGGTAAAGATAAATCCCGTTTCGTGATGCATGATCTTATGAATGATTTAGCTCAATCAATTACAGGAGAAATATGTTGCAGATTGGAGGATGATAAGCAATCAAAGTTTTCGCATCGCTCTCTTCATTCGTCTTATGTTACCGATGATTTGTGTCACAGTGTAAAGAAGTTTGAAGCATTTTATCAAATGACTTCTTTACATACTTTTCTACCCTTATTGCATGGAAAATGGCGTTTCTATTTAACTAATGTTGTCTTAGAAGATCTGTTGCCAAGAATGAGCTACTTAAGGGTTCTTTCTTTGCGTGGGTGTGAGATCTTTGATTTGCCtgacttttttgaaaatttaaaacatcTACGCTACTTAAATTTTTCTAGCGCCCAAATCAATCGTTTACCTGATTCTTTGTGTACTCTTTATCATTTGGAGACTTTAATATTAAGAGATTGTTCAGAGCTCAAAAATTTACCCTCGAAGATCAGAAACCTTGTCAACTTGCATTTTCTTGATATTAGAGGTGCGAATTCAATAGAAAGGATGCCCTCCGGATTTGATCAGCTAACCAAGCTTCAAACGTTATCTAATTTTGTTATAGGGGAAGATGATGGACATCTTATTAGAGAATTGAAAAATTTGTCAAGCCTTAGAGGTAATTTTTGTCTTTCCGGATTGGAGAATGTTAATGGTCAAGATGCGAGGGAAGCTAAGTTAAATGAGAAGCTAGGGATTGATGGGTTAGTACTACAATGGGGTGCAGACTTGGAGAATAGTACAAggaaaaaagaagttgaagagcGGGTGTTCGACATTCTTCGTCCTCAGAAAAAGCTTGAGCAACTCATCATTGAGAATTACGGGGGTGTAAAATTCTCGTCTTGGATAGCATATTCTTCCTTCAAGAATTTTTCGTCTTTGAAGCTTCGCAGTTGTAAAAACTGCAAATCACTACCATCAGTTGGAAGGTTGCCATTGTTAAAAGATCATTCAATTATTAGTTTCGATCAAGTACAAAAGGTTGGTGTTGAGTTCTTTGGAGAAAATACATTGAATCCATTTGCATCATTAGAGATTCTGTCTTTTGAGAGTCTTCCAAAGTGGAAGGAGTGGGAAACTTGTGAAGGAGACGAGAAGGTTTTGAAACTCCCCAGCCTTCGTGAGCTTTCAATCAAAACCTATCGTCAATTGTTGGGAAGGTTGCCTACCCATCTTCCTTTCTTGcaaaaacttgaaattcattgGTGTACGAGTTTGGTAGTTTCAATATCAAGTTTCCCGTCACCGTGTGAGTTAAGTATAAGCGGGTGTGCAGAACTGGTGGATGATTGCTCTTCTCCTGCAAAGGAGCTTTCCTCTTTGCAAACTTTGTCTCTTTCTAACATTTCGAAGTTCAATATTCCAGCAGATAAGACAATGCTGAGGTTTGGAAACTCAGAACATCTTGAAATTGATGGTTGGGAGGAGTTGGCATCTCTGTCACAGCATGGGTTTAGTTTACTTGGACATCGTTTCATAACCGTTCGGCGTTGTCCTCAACTGCAGTCTTTGGAAGCGGAGGAAGCCGAATTGCAACCTGACAAGATTTCACGTGTTGAATCTCTGAAGATAGCTACTTGTGATGGGCTGAATAGACTGCCACAAGTCTTACATGAGCTCACATTCCTTACAGTGATGGAAATTCAAAATTGTCCAAGCTTGGTTTCTTTTGCAGAGAATAACTTACCTCCTAATTTAAAAAAGCTGAAGATTGCAGACTGTGAGAATTTGGAGTATTTGGTTGATGAAAAAGAAGATAATAAAAGTATGAGTAGTACCCTCTGTCTTCTTGAGGACTTGGAAATCTCTTTCTGTCCATCTCTAATGTATTTGTCATCGAAGGGGCACAAAAATATTTGTAATGGGCTTCAACTTCTCATAATTCAACACTGCTCAAAGATGAGTTGCCTATTTTCAAACACCAAGTTTCCCATAACGCTTAAACATTTGAGAATTTTGGAATGTCCAGAGTTGGAATACATAGCCCAAGAGTTTGAGGAAACAGCTTGTCTTGAAACTATTGAAATTATATTTTCTGGAATTAAATCTCTACCACGAGGACTAGGCAAGCTCATCCATCTCCAGGAGATTTGTTTGGATTCGTGTTCAAATTTGGTTTCTTTTGAAGAAAGTGGGTTGCCCAGCACCAGCTTAAGAGCTTTCGTAGTTGTTGATTGTGGAAATTTTGGAGCCCTTCCTAAGTGCATGGCCAGCATCACCTCCCTTCGAGAATTAATTGTGTGCAACTGTTCGGCTGACATATCATTTCCATCGGAGGGATTCCCTGCCAATCTCACATCACTTGCAATCTCAAACGCACCCAAAATTTATAGGTCACTTGTGGAATGGGGATTAAATAGACTCACCTCTCTTCAAGCATTGGCCATCAGAGGTGGAGGATGCTCAAACGTGGTGTCGTTCCCAGAAGAAGGGATTGGAATGATGCTGCCTCCTTCTCTCCTCCATATCATCCTTTCAGAATTTAAGAACCTGGAATCCATGTTCTCCGAGGGCTTTCAAGACCTCGCCTCTCTCCAAGGATTGGAAATCAGTGATTGTCCCAAGCTAACATCTCTTCCGGAAAAAGACATGCTTGGCTCGCTTGgagttttacatattttaagtTGTCCGTTGCTGAAAGAAGAGTGCTCAAGCGATAAAGGACGAGAGTGGTCTAAGATTTCCCACATACCCCTTGTTAAAATTGATGGTAAAAGAGTCTTCCCGAGGGAATCAGATTGA
- the LOC121227852 gene encoding putative disease resistance RPP13-like protein 1 — translation MSVFGEAALSAFLELLSAKLLDSVLNFVADHRQVHQQLKLWQSILPEIKTVLNHAEEKQIKDEGVKNWLDDLQDLAYDVDDILDEFAYQELRLKHQKTQPQASTSKIQKLIPTCCTGGNFSPISFMFNAKMISKINAITDRLNSLNTRRSSLGLSEIMSQGATSKGNKPRLQPTSLMDGAVEYVGRANEKQEMLELLNSNNSDGVCVLSIVGMGGMGKTTLAQLVYNDPSIKESFDHKSWVCVSDDFDAVNITKTILRSLDAESRDENDLNLLQVKLKEKLSGKRFLLVLDDIWNESYSDWTILRTPFGAGTKIIVTTRLEKVSSNVDSVKAFYLDKLSHHDCLSIFAQHALKARNFDGHLQFKEIGENIDRRCNGLPLAAKAIGSLLRTVQDHSEWEKINESEIWDLPEDPCGLIPALRLSYHYLPPHLKRCFAYCSIFPKDYEFEEEEIILLWRVEGFLQSKAKIQGKGLGNQYFQDLVSRSFFQRSGKDKSRFVMHDLMNDLAQSIAGEICCRLEDDKQSKFSLRTRHSAYVSDDGYHSVKNLKHFIK, via the coding sequence ATGTCTGTCTTTGGAGAGGCTGCTCTTTCTGCCTTTTTGGAGCTGTTGTCTGCCAAATTGCTTGACTCTGTACTCAACTTTGTGGCCGATCACAGGCAGGTCCACCAGCAACTCAAACTGTGGCAATCCATATTACCCGAGATCAAAACAGTGTTGAACCATGCAGAGGAGAAACAGATCAAGGACGAAGGTGTGAAGAATTGGTTGGACGATCTCCAAGACTTAGCTTACGATGTGGATGACATCTTGGACGAGTTTGCTTACCAAGAGTTACGTCTCAAGCACCAAAAAACTCAACCACAAGCCAGCACTAGTAAGATACAGAAACTCATTCCAACCTGCTGTACTGGTGGTAATTTCTCTCCAATCTCTTTTATGTTCAATGCCAAGATGATTTCAAAGATAAACGCAATCACTGATAGACTGAATAGTTTGAACACTCGAAGAAGTAGTTTGGGGTTGAGTGAGATCATGTCTCAAGGCGCAACTTCCAAGGGAAACAAACCCAGGCTGCAACCAACTTCCTTGATGGATGGAGCTGTGGAGTATGTTGGTAGAGCCAATGAGAAGCAAGAAATGCTTGAGCTGCTCAACAGTAACAATTCCGATGGAGTTTGTGTCCTTTCCATCGTTGGCATGGGAGGGATGGGGAAAACAACTCTTGCTCAGCTTGTTTACAATGATCCCAGCATTAAGGAGTCTTTCGATCACAAGTCCTGGGTATGCGTTTCTGATGACTTTGATGCTGTTAACATAACAAAGACGATTTTAAGATCCCTCGATGCCGAATCACGTGATGAGAACGACTTGAACTTGCTTCAAGTCAAGTTGAAGGAGAAGTTATCCGGAAAAAGGTTTTTGCTTGTTTTAGATGACATTTGGAACGAGAGTTACAGTGATTGGACCATCTTACGGACTCCATTTGGAGCAGGAACCAAGATTATTGTAACAACTCGACTCGAAAAGGTTTCATCTAATGTCGATTCGGTGAAAGCGTTTTACTTGGATAAACTCTCGCATCATGATTGTTTATCCATATTCGCTCAGCATGCATTGAAAGCAAGAAACTTTGATGGGCATCTCCAATTTAAAGAAATTGGAGAGAACATAGATAGAAGGTGCAACGGCTTACCTTTGGCAGCAAAAGCCATTGGAAGCTTATTACGCACAGTTCAGGATCATAGTGAATGGGAAAAAATAAATGAGAGCGAGATATGGGACCTACCAGAAGATCCATGTGGCTTAATTCCAGCTTTGCGATTAAGCTACCATTATCTTCCTCCTCATTTGAAACGATGCTTTGCATACTGCTCCATATTTCCTAAAGATTATGAATTCGAAGAAGAAGAGATAATCTTGTTATGGAGAGTAGAAGGTTTCTTGCAATCAAAAGCTAAAATTCAAGGCAAAGGTCTTGGAAACCAATATTTTCAAGATCTAGTGTCAAGGTCATTTTTTCAAAGATCTGGTAAAGATAAATCCCGTTTCGTGATGCATGATCTTATGAATGATTTAGCTCAATCAATTGCAGGAGAAATATGTTGCAGATTGGAGGATGATAAGCAATCAAAGTTTTCGCTTCGCACTCGTCATTCGGCTTATGTTAGCGATGATGGGTATCACAGTGTAAAGAATTTGAAGCATTTTATCAAATGA
- the LOC107939733 gene encoding uncharacterized protein — protein sequence MLPILLEQQVGHRFITVRRYPQLQSLEAEEAELQSDKISQNNLPSNLKKLRIRNCENLEYLVDEKEDNKSISSTLCLLEDLEIQNCRSLMSLSSKGHKNICNQLQLLQIIKCSKLSCLFSNTKFPITLKHLIIEGCPELEYIAKEFEETACLESIAITFSGIKSLPRGLDKLIHLQKISLYSCSNLVSFEGSGLLTTSFRAFVVVNCGNFGALPKCMVSITSLRQLSVSNCSAEISFPSEGFPANLTSLAISNAPKIYRSLVEWGLNGLTSLQELTIGGGGCSNVVSFLEEGSRVMLPPSLTRIKLFEFENLEFISKGFQDLASLKELVIDKCPKLTSLPEKKFASLGWMFTYLQLSIVERRVLKR from the exons atgcTTCCGatcctattggaacaacaagttgGACATCGTTTCATAACCGTTCGGCGTTATCCTCAACTGCAGTCTTTGGAAGCCGAGGAAGCCGAATTGCAATCTGACAAGATTTCAC AGAATAACTTACCTTCTAATTTAAAAAAGCTGAGAATTAGAAACTGTGAGAATTTGGAGTATTTGGTTGATGAAAAAGAAGATAATAAGAGTATAAGTAGTACCCTCTGTCTTCTCGAGGACTTGGAAATTCAAAATTGTCGATCTCTAATGTCTTTGTCATCGAAGGGGCACAAAAATATTTGCAATCAGCTTCAACTTCTCCAAATTATCAAATGCTCAAAGCTGAGTTGCCTATTTTCAAACACCAAGTTTCCCATAACGCTTAAACATTTGATAATTGAGGGATGTCCAGAGTTGGAATACATAGCCAAAGAGTTTGAGGAAACCGCTTGTCTTGAATCTATTGCAATTACATTTTCTGGAATTAAATCTCTACCACGAGGACTAGACAAGCTCATCCATCTCCAGAAGATTTCGTTGTATTCGTGTTCAAATTTGGTTTCTTTTGAAGGAAGTGGGTTACTCACCACCAGCTTCAGAGCTTTCGTAGTTGTTAATTGTGGAAATTTTGGAGCCCTTCCTAAGTGCATGGTCAGCATCACCTCCCTTCGACAATTAAGTGTGTCCAACTGTTCGGCTGAGATATCATTTCCATCGGAAGGATTCCCTGCCAATCTCACATCACTTGCAATCTCAAACGCACCCAAAATTTATAGGTCACTTGTGGAATGGGGATTAAATGGACTCACCTCTCTTCAAGAATTGACCATCGGAGGTGGAGGTTGCTCAAACGTGGTGTCGTTCCTAGAAGAAGGGAGTCGAGTGATGTTGCCTCCTTCTCTCACCCGTATCAAGCTTTTCGAATTTGAGAACCTGGAATTCATCTCCAAAGGCTTTCAAGATCTCGCCTCTCTTAAAGAATTGGTAATCGATAAATGTCCCAAGCTAACATCTCTTCCGGAAAAAAAATTTGCTTCGCTCGGTTGGATGTTCACTTATTTACAATTGTCCATTGTTGAAAGAAGAGTGCTCAAGCGATAA
- the LOC107939735 gene encoding disease resistance protein TAO1-like yields MSLVVSISSFPSLCELSIRGCAELVDDCSSPAKELSFLQTLSLSNISKFNIPADRTMLRFGKSEHFEIGGWEELASLSQHGFSLVGHRFITVGCCPQLQSLEAEEAELQPDKISRVESLMIVSCDRLNRLPQVLHELTFLTVMEIQGFRGLVSFIENNLPPNLKKLKIAGCENLKHLVDEKEDNKREQNICSQLQLLRIINCSKLSCLFSNTKFPITLKRLIIKGCPVLEYIVQEFEETTCLESIQIFSSGIKSLPRGLDKLIHLQEIMLYSCSNLVSFEEIGLPTTSFRTFVVDGCGNFGALPKCMASITSFRRLSVLNCSADISFPSEGFPANLTSLEITNAPKIYRSLVEWGLNSLSSLQELIIGGEGCSNVVSFPEEGTRMMLPPSLTRIFLSGFENLEFMFSEGFQDLASLKELMIGDCPKVTSLPEKYKLCSLGHLHIFSCPLLKKECSSNNGREWSKISHIPLVQIDLEIVIPGESEWNMILKICDWFLQIHGRGIES; encoded by the exons ATGAGTTTGGTAGTTTCAATATCAAGTTTCCCGTCACTGTGTGAATTGAGTATACGAGGGTGTGCAGAACTGGTGGATGATTGCTCTTCTCCTGCAAAGGAGCTTTCCTTTTTGCAAACTCTGTCTCTTTCTAACATTTCAAAGTTTAATATTCCAGCAGATAGGACAATGTTGAGGTTTGGAAAGTCAGAACATTTTGAAATTGGTGGTTGGGAGGAGTTGGCATCTCTATCACAGCATGGGTTTAGTTTAGTTGGACATCGTTTCATTACCGTTGGGTGTTGTCCTCAACTGCAGTCTTTGGAAGCCGAGGAAGCCGAATTGCAACCTGACAAGATTTCACGTGTTGAATCTCTGATGATAGTTTCTTGCGATAGGCTCAATAGACTGCCACAAGTCTTACATGAGCTCACATTCCTTACGGTGATGGAAATTCAGGGTTTTCGAGGCTTGGTTTCTTTTATAGAGAATAATTTACCTCCTAATTTAAAAAAGCTGAAGATTGCAGGCTGTGAGAATTTGAAGCATTTGGTTGATGAAAAAGAAGATAATAAGA GGGAACAAAATATTTGCAGTCAGCTTCAACTTCTCCGAATTATCAACTGCTCAAAGCTGAGTTGCCTATTTTCAAACACCAAGTTTCCCATAACGCTTAAACGTTTGATAATTAAGGGATGTCCAGTGTTGGAATACATTGTCCAAGAGTTTGAGGAAACCACTTGTCTTGAATCTATTCAAATTTTCAGTTCTGGAATTAAATCTCTACCACGAGGACTAGACAAGCTCATCCATCTCCAGGAGATTATGTTGTATTCGTGTTCAAATTTGGTTTCTTTTGAAGAAATTGGGTTGCCCACCACCAGCTTTAGAACTTTCGTAGTTGATGGTTGTGGAAATTTTGGAGCCCTTCCTAAGTGCATGGCCAGCATCACCTCCTTTCGACGATTAAGTGTGCTCAACTGTTCGGCTGACATATCATTTCCATCGGAGGGATTCCCAGCCAATCTCACATCACTTGAAATCACAAATGCACCTAAAATTTATAGGTCACTTGTGGAATGGGGATTAAATAGCCTCTCATCTCTTCAAGAATTGATCATCGGAGGTGAAGGATGCTCAAACGTGGTGTCGTTCCCAGAAGAAGGGACTCGAATGATGCTGCCTCCTTCTCTCACCCGTATCTTCCTTTCAGGATTTGAGAACCTAGAATTCATGTTCTCCGAGGGCTTTCAAGATCTCGCCTCTCTTAAAGAATTGATGATCGGTGATTGTCCCAAGGTAACATCTCTACCGGAAAAATACAAGCTTTGCTCGCTTGGACATTTACATATTTTCAGTTGTCCGTTGCTGAAAAAAGAGTGCTCAAGCAATAACGGACGAGAGTGGTCTAAGATTTCCCACATACCCCTTGTTCAAATTGATTTAGAAATTGTCATCCCGGGGGAATCAGAATGGAATATGATCCTCAAAATCTGTGATTGGTTTCTTCAGATTCATGGGAGAG GCATTGAAAGCTAA